The genomic stretch GCGAGCCGCAATGGAATACATCGGAGTGGAAATGTTCGGATGAGGATTTCCGTACGGCCATGCAGATAGTGGATGTGTTGCTGGAACACAGTTTGCTGCTTTCCACTTCCATGGATGATACTGCCGGAAGAATCAGGCCGGTAAAGGCTTTTTTCAAACTGCGTCCCATCTTGAGAACAATGCCGCGTGAGTTTACATATTCGGAGCTGATGGCGGCTGCCAATGAAGCAGGGTTGCCTACAGCATCCGTGAAACGTTATTTGTTGCGTTTGGTGTATTATCAAATCGTTGAGAAAGAGGATGGTAAGTATAGAAAGACCGGTAAGTCTTGGCCTAAATTACCGCCTAAGTGAGCCCTGAGCCTTGTGAGCCTAAAATACTGGTAAAAAAGGTCCTGTTGTTTTCAAAAAACAACAGGACCTTTCCGGTAAAACAACAGGGGATTTAAAAAAAACAACAAGGTCTTTCGAAGTAAACAACAGGTCCTTTGGGAAGCGTATGTCCTAAGGCTCTCCCAGATGCCTCACTATGATTGCCACTTCATGCTTCAGAAAGCTGTGGCGGAATTTGTTGTAGCCCGCTTCGTTTAATTCTTCCTGCAGCAGCATATTTCTCCGCATCCAGCGATATAGGGTTTGCAGGGCTGCCGCAGCGGTCCGTCCGGGGCTATATAATTCTGCCAGTTCCGCTTTGTCATACGCTCTGATAATGAATGCTTTTTCTTCTTGGTTCATGTTCTTTTATCTGTTTTGATTATAGAGTAAAGATACACAAAATGTCCTTGTTTTCCTACTCTGCCTGTAAGTTATTCTCGACATTTCTCGACAATGTTCTACGGCTCTCTACCAATGTCGACACAGGGCTTCCGCTTCATCGTATCTTTGTAGTGTAATCAAAAGTCAATCATAGCCGGCTTAGTGATTAATAGTTGATTGTCAGTGTGTTTCTTAATTTAAAAGTTTTAATTTTTAATTTTAAAAGTATGGGAAGAACAGTTTCTTATTCGGTAGTAAAGCGTAATAATCCGCTTGATCAGGATGCGGTGCCTAAGTTTTATGCACAAGCTCAGGCCAATGGCCATGTAGAGATTCGCGAAATGGCGGATCGTATTCAGAAGACCTGTACGGTGACGCGTGCGGATGTAATGGCTGTGCTTGTTGCTTTGGAGGATGTGATTATGGAGGCTCTGGAAGGGGGTGAGATTGTAAGGCTTGCCGATCTGGGCACTTTCCAGATAGGTCTGAGCGGAAGAGGTGCGGAAACGGAGGATACGTATGATGTGTCGATGATTAGAAAAGCGCGTATCAATTTCCGTCCGGGTATTGCGCTAAGCGGTATTCTGGCAGCACTGAAATATACGAAAGTGGATAAATTGCCGGTGAAAACGAAGGAGGAGCAAAAACCTGCTTAAGTAGGTGGCGGACAAGTGTTTAATTTAAAAAAAAACTGTAGAATGAAAGGTAAATCTGTTTGGAGCACTATTTTGAAAGTGGTGATTGCAGTAGCTACGGCTATTGCGGGTGTAGTAGGAATCAGCTCGTGCATAGGAGGATGAGAGTGATTAATCTGATTGTTGTCCACTGTTCCGCCACAAAGGCGGACAGGGACTTTACCGAACAGGATTTGGAGGTGTGCCACCGCAGGCGTGGAATGAACGGACCCGGATATCATTTTTATATCCGTAAGAACGGGGATATAAAAACAACCCGTCCCATAGAGAAAATCGGGGCGCATGCGCGTGGGTATAATGCGCAGAGTATCGGGATATGCTATGAGGGGGGAGTCAGCGAGCGGGGCAGGCCGGCGGATACGCGGACGGTGTGGCAGAAACATTCATTGCGTGTACTGGTCAGGGCGTTGCTGGTGGATTATCCCGGTTGCAAGGTTTGCGGTCATCGGGATTTAAGTCCGGATTTGAACGGAAATGGTGAGATAGAGCCTGAGGAATGGGTGAAACAGTGTCCCTGTTTTGATGTTTCAAAAGAAAAGTATAGTAAATAATATTTATATATTAAAACATAATAAGACTAATTCTCTTCTGAATTTGTTAAAATATTAACGTTCTAGAAAGAGGATTAGTCTTATTTTATTATGTAATTAATTTTGAAATTACTTTTTGTTTACATTTTCTGCGCCGTATCCATAGCCGTAACCGTATTTTTTACCATATCCGTAATACTTGCCATACTTGCCGTATCCATAGTAATATCCGTACTTTTTTTTCTTCATGTCCAGTCCGTTGATAATGGTACATAGGTTGGGCAGTTTTTTCTGTTCGCCCAGTTCGTTGATTAAAGTATAATCTGCCTTGTGGGTGTAGTCTGCCCGGCACACATAGATGCTGGCATTGGCTACTCGCGAAATCAGTTGGGTGTCGGTCACCATGCCGATGGGGGCGGTATCCAGAATGATATAGTCAAAATGCTTTTTCAGTATGTCGATAGCCTGAGGCAAAGATTCACATGCCACCAATTCGGTCGGGTTGGGAGGGATAGGACCTCCGGGCAGAATGGACAAGTTAGGATTGATGTTTGAAACTTGTACCAGCGACATCAGGTCGGTATGTTCCGGATTAGCGAGGAACTGGCTGATGCCTTGTTCCTTGCGTGACAATTGGAAAGCTTTGTTCAGACCCGGCTTGCGGATGTCAAGCCCCACAATCACGATTTTCTTTCCTAATAAAGCCAGGCTGACAGCCAGATTGGAAGCGATAAAGGTTTTGCCTTCTCCTGTAGTGGTGGAGGTAACCAATATAACTTTCTCGTTACTCTTCATCATATAAAGTACATTGGTGCGTACATTACGGAAAGTTTCGGCCATCAGGTCGTTTTGGTTTTCGTGTACTACAATGGCTCCCTCCGAAGATTTATTTTCAGAGAAAGGTACGTCACCGACTATAGGAAGGGATGTGATTTTTTCCACATCGGCACGTCCTTCTATCTTGTATTTAAAAAGCTCGATGATATAGATCACGGCAACCGGCAGAGCGACGCCTAGAATCAGTGCTACCAGATAAATCATCTTTCCTTTGGGAGATACGGGGATGGCATCTGCCAGCGCTTCGTCTACTATGCGGGCATTGTTGGCGGTAGATGCCAGAGTGATGGCATTTTCTTCACGCTTTTGCAGCAGCATCAGGTAAAGTCCTGCTTTGATTTCCTGTTGGCGCGAGATGCTGACTAGCTGGCGTTCCTGTCCCGGAGCATTGGTGATGCGTCCGGCATATTTGCCTGCCTGGCGTTCCAGATCCGCCTGGGTGATGGCCAAGCCTCTTTGCACGCTGTTGATGGTGGTCAGCACATTGCTGCGCATGGCGCGGATGCTGGCATCCAGATTGACTACCACCGGGTTGTTTTCCTGAGAGGAGCGGAGCAGGCGCTTGCGTTCCAGCAGCATCTCATTGTAGCGGTTGATCAGTTCGGTCAGTCCGGTATCTGTCAGGCCTACATTGACAGGAAGTACTTCGTAGGCATGATCCGGATTGTTGGCATAGCTGGCCAGGAATTGTACCAGCCGGAGCTGGGTGCTGTTTTCAGCACGTTTTTTTTCGTATTCCGAGTTTTCACTCAATGCCAGTTGGGCGTCGCTTTTCAAGTCGGTCAGCCCGGCATCGCGCTTGAAGGTTTCCAGTTCTTGTTCCGTAGTTCCCAATTCACCGTTGATGATATTAATACGTTCATCAATAAATTCTGCGGTCTTGGTGGCCACTTCGTTTTTATCGTCGTTGGCATCCCGGTTGTAGATTTCCACCAGTTTGTTGATAAAATCCATACCACGTTGCGTATGCGTGCTCTTTACAGAGATCTGTGCGATAGTGGTGGATTTGGAAGTAGGCTCTATGCTCAATGCTCCCCGGTAGCTGCCGGCCACACTGCGGGGGGAAGAAACGGTAGCCATGATTTTTTGCTCGCTTTTTGCGATTGTCGAATCAGCCGGGGTGAAGCTGAAAGTCCCCGACGGAGTGGTCAGCAAGGCAGGCAGTTTGTCGAATTGCTTGCTGTATTCCTGTTCTCCTATTGTGATCTTCACATTCAGTTTATTGCCCGGTTGCAAAGTCAGGTTGATATATGCCGGAGCAGGGAGTTTCTGAGCTTCTTCAGGGGTAATCCATACTTTGACAGGGGAACTTTTGTAAAGTTCTATATCATGAAAACTACTTTTTGCCGCATAGCTGATGTAAAGATCCAGTTCTTCCACTACTTTCTTGATAAGCGTGCGCGATTGCAGGATTTCTACCTCATTGTCAAAATTGTTGATGGAAGAATAAAATCCCAAGTCTTCCAAGTCGGCCATGCCGCTGCTTGCTTTGCTGTTTTTGTCATTGTCTTTGATGATGACGGACGCCGAGATGTTGTATACCGGCGGGGTGTAACGCAAATAAAGCCAGGCTCCTGCCATGCATAACAGAATGCATGCCACGAACCAAGGCCAATGAATGGTATATTTAAAAAGAACCGCTTTAAAATCAGTCTTTTCTTCTTTTTCTTCCAGATAGAGGTCGTCGTATAAATCTTCTTTCATAATTCTGTTTATTTGGCAATGGTTACTATCAGGCTGACGAGTGAGACAAGGGTTCCCACTACAGAGAACCAGATTGTAGTACTGTTGCTGATTCCTGCATTTTTGGCTTTGGTCTTATTGGGAGTGACATACACTACATCATTCTGCTGGAGGTAGTAGTAAGGAGATACGATGATGTCGGCATCGTTCAGGTTCAGCGGGATAATTTGGCGGTTGCCTTGCGCGTCTTCACGGATCAGTTTCACTTTGTCGCGTTGTCCGTATACAGTCATGTCCCCTGCCATAGCCAGTGCTTCCATGATATTTACTTTTTCATTGGTGATGGTGAATGTACCGGGGCTGGCAACTTCTCCCATCACAGAGATTTTGTAGTTTGCCATGCGTACATTTACAATAGGGTCTTCTTTGATATAGGTCTTCAGTTTCTCCTTTATCATATTTTCCGCCTGGCTTTTGGTAAGGCCGCCGATGTGCAATGTTCCCAAAACAGGGAAATCAATGTTTCCGTTATTGTCTACCAGATACTGTTGTAAAGATGGTTGGCTGGTAAGGTTTTTGCTGTTTGCCGTGATAGGGGTGGCTACCGTCAGATTAAAGGGAATGGCGGCATCGGGATCGCTGGTATTCACCGTGATAGTCAGCAAATCTTTAGGCATGATGTGTGCATCATACAAGGGTGTTTTGACATTTGCCATGTCCAGATACTCGGACCCTTGCAGGTAAGGTACTTTTTTGTAGGCGCTGCAACTACATAGTAGTAGTGAAACCAGCGCGAATAGGGTAAGTTTCAATCTTCTCATTTTTTGGCTCTCTATTAATTTTAATTCTCTATTTTGAACTTAATAAGCTTGCTTGTCTTTGCGTAGCACATTTGCCACGGTTTTGTACATGATATAAAGGTCGAGCAGGAAAGACCAGTGCTCCATATACCATATATCGGCTTTCACACGTCCTTCCATGTCTTCCAGCTCACGGGTTTCGCCACGGAAACCGGTCACTTGCGCCCATCCCGTGATACCGGGTTTGATGAAATGGCGGACCATATATTTATTGATTATCTTGGAATATTCTTCCGTGTGTTTCAACATGTGAGGGCGTGGTCCCACAATGGACATATCTCCCAGCAATACATTGATGAATTGCGGAAGTTCGTCAATATTGGTCCGGCGCATGAAATCGCCGAATTTGGTTTTTCTAGGATCATTGAGGGTGGCCTGTAAGGTGTCCGATTCCTTGTTCACTTTCATAGAACGGAATTTATAACACCAGAATTCTTTATTATTCAATCCATTACGTTTCTGACGGAAGAATATGGGGCCCGGAGAAGTGATTTTAATGGTCACTCCTACAATAAGGAATATAATGGGGAACAATGTGCATAAAAAGAGTAATGAGAAGGCTACATCGAATATGCGTTTTATCAGCCTGTTTTCTATTTTTCCCAAAGGTTCCTTGCGGATGCTGAGAATAGGGACACTGCCTATCATTTCAAAGTACATACGGTGGCGCAGGTAGTTGCGCACATTGGGCACACTGTAGAAATGTATCAGGTTGTTTTCGCAATAATTAATGACCGGCACGATACATTCGCTTAATGCCGAGGGCAGGCAACAATAAAGTTGGTTCACTTTGTTTTTTGTCAGGTAATCAATGGTTTGCTCCGGCTTTCCCAAATAAGTACAACTGGCAGGGAACTTGGCATTGGGGGTTGTGTCGAAGTATCCCAGTACCCGGTATCCGGTAGTGGCGTCGGAGGTCATTTCATGATAAAGTTCGGCTATATTTTCGGTGCTTCCCAAATAAAGGACGGTACGGAAATTACCTCCACGGCTTCTGTATAGCTGTATGCAGAAACGGAAAAGCAGACGATAGAAAGTGATGCAGAGGAAAAGTAGAATGAAATAATAGACAAAAAAGCGATTGGAGTATATTTCAAGTTCTGATAGTACAATTAAGCTTGTTGACAATAGGGAGAAATAAAAAACGTTACGGAGTGCCCGGAATACAATTTGATCGGCACGGGCTCCTCGTCGATGTAATATGACACCTCCTGAGATAGTGCACGCAAAATAGCATACGCTGAATAGAGTTAGAATTTGGGGTAAAGTGCCACTGTAGGCCCTCTCCCCAAACAACTCGTTCCATATTGAATTAAATGAGATGAAAAGTACATTCAGAATGACTAAATCTCCTAGAATGACTGCTAATTTAAGTGCTTTATTAAATCTCTGAACTTGTATCATAGGTTAAATTTTTTAGATGTCAGATCTATATTATGTTTTTAAAAGGTGTGTTTTAAATATGTCACTTTTTTTCTTTTTAATATCCTTCTGTTACTTCGTAAGTAACAGAACGTGAATTAATGGATTAGTTGTATAATTAATATTCTGTCGTTTTATAAATATATATAAGAGATAACTATGTGAAATATAGTGAATTTATTGCATTGCGTTAATAGTAAAAAGCGCAATGTGTGTTGTTGTATTTCTTTGTTCTCCTTCGATTTGATAATTGTTCATATTATTATTACTTTTTATCTATTATATAACCTTTTTAATTAAAATCTAGAAAAAAGCTGTGCCTTTATTTGTTTGCTATCAGTTAATTGTCTATTTTTGCCCTCCAAATAAGATCTGTTACTTACGAAGTAACACAATATAAATCTATTGATAATTAGAATTTTATATATTTATACTCTCTTTTTCCCATTATTTGAAACGTATAGAATTATCGCATCATTAGCTTTCTTTATTTCTTCATTCTTGAAATTTTTCAAATATGTTTCTGTAACTTTCACTGACGAGTGTCCAAAAGCCTCACATATTAATTGTTCGGAGAAATTACAATATTTGGCAAGGGTGGCC from Phocaeicola dorei encodes the following:
- a CDS encoding polysaccharide biosynthesis/export family protein, yielding MRRLKLTLFALVSLLLCSCSAYKKVPYLQGSEYLDMANVKTPLYDAHIMPKDLLTITVNTSDPDAAIPFNLTVATPITANSKNLTSQPSLQQYLVDNNGNIDFPVLGTLHIGGLTKSQAENMIKEKLKTYIKEDPIVNVRMANYKISVMGEVASPGTFTITNEKVNIMEALAMAGDMTVYGQRDKVKLIREDAQGNRQIIPLNLNDADIIVSPYYYLQQNDVVYVTPNKTKAKNAGISNSTTIWFSVVGTLVSLVSLIVTIAK
- a CDS encoding undecaprenyl-phosphate glucose phosphotransferase — translated: MIQVQRFNKALKLAVILGDLVILNVLFISFNSIWNELFGERAYSGTLPQILTLFSVCYFACTISGGVILHRRGARADQIVFRALRNVFYFSLLSTSLIVLSELEIYSNRFFVYYFILLFLCITFYRLLFRFCIQLYRSRGGNFRTVLYLGSTENIAELYHEMTSDATTGYRVLGYFDTTPNAKFPASCTYLGKPEQTIDYLTKNKVNQLYCCLPSALSECIVPVINYCENNLIHFYSVPNVRNYLRHRMYFEMIGSVPILSIRKEPLGKIENRLIKRIFDVAFSLLFLCTLFPIIFLIVGVTIKITSPGPIFFRQKRNGLNNKEFWCYKFRSMKVNKESDTLQATLNDPRKTKFGDFMRRTNIDELPQFINVLLGDMSIVGPRPHMLKHTEEYSKIINKYMVRHFIKPGITGWAQVTGFRGETRELEDMEGRVKADIWYMEHWSFLLDLYIMYKTVANVLRKDKQAY
- a CDS encoding GumC family protein translates to MKEDLYDDLYLEEKEEKTDFKAVLFKYTIHWPWFVACILLCMAGAWLYLRYTPPVYNISASVIIKDNDKNSKASSGMADLEDLGFYSSINNFDNEVEILQSRTLIKKVVEELDLYISYAAKSSFHDIELYKSSPVKVWITPEEAQKLPAPAYINLTLQPGNKLNVKITIGEQEYSKQFDKLPALLTTPSGTFSFTPADSTIAKSEQKIMATVSSPRSVAGSYRGALSIEPTSKSTTIAQISVKSTHTQRGMDFINKLVEIYNRDANDDKNEVATKTAEFIDERINIINGELGTTEQELETFKRDAGLTDLKSDAQLALSENSEYEKKRAENSTQLRLVQFLASYANNPDHAYEVLPVNVGLTDTGLTELINRYNEMLLERKRLLRSSQENNPVVVNLDASIRAMRSNVLTTINSVQRGLAITQADLERQAGKYAGRITNAPGQERQLVSISRQQEIKAGLYLMLLQKREENAITLASTANNARIVDEALADAIPVSPKGKMIYLVALILGVALPVAVIYIIELFKYKIEGRADVEKITSLPIVGDVPFSENKSSEGAIVVHENQNDLMAETFRNVRTNVLYMMKSNEKVILVTSTTTGEGKTFIASNLAVSLALLGKKIVIVGLDIRKPGLNKAFQLSRKEQGISQFLANPEHTDLMSLVQVSNINPNLSILPGGPIPPNPTELVACESLPQAIDILKKHFDYIILDTAPIGMVTDTQLISRVANASIYVCRADYTHKADYTLINELGEQKKLPNLCTIINGLDMKKKKYGYYYGYGKYGKYYGYGKKYGYGYGYGAENVNKK
- a CDS encoding HU family DNA-binding protein, whose protein sequence is MGRTVSYSVVKRNNPLDQDAVPKFYAQAQANGHVEIREMADRIQKTCTVTRADVMAVLVALEDVIMEALEGGEIVRLADLGTFQIGLSGRGAETEDTYDVSMIRKARINFRPGIALSGILAALKYTKVDKLPVKTKEEQKPA
- a CDS encoding DUF4248 domain-containing protein — its product is MNQEEKAFIIRAYDKAELAELYSPGRTAAAALQTLYRWMRRNMLLQEELNEAGYNKFRHSFLKHEVAIIVRHLGEP
- a CDS encoding smalltalk protein — its product is MKGKSVWSTILKVVIAVATAIAGVVGISSCIGG
- a CDS encoding N-acetylmuramoyl-L-alanine amidase, which encodes MRVINLIVVHCSATKADRDFTEQDLEVCHRRRGMNGPGYHFYIRKNGDIKTTRPIEKIGAHARGYNAQSIGICYEGGVSERGRPADTRTVWQKHSLRVLVRALLVDYPGCKVCGHRDLSPDLNGNGEIEPEEWVKQCPCFDVSKEKYSK